Below is a genomic region from Amyelois transitella isolate CPQ chromosome Z, ilAmyTran1.1, whole genome shotgun sequence.
AACAAACGAAGGAGAAGTTAGGCTACTATTTTTATGGATTTATGATTGGCTTTGCTTGGATACAGGACAGCTGGAAATGTGATTGGCACAGGTCTCAATGCCCTCGTGACTGACTGGGACAAAACCTTGGCAGCGGCTGGAGGGCTGTCTCTCTTGGCTTTGGGTGTGTATACAGCCAAGGGGGCTACCTCTGTTACAGCCAGATTCATAGAGGCCAGGATTGGTAAGactatgaattatttatacctaaaaagttaaaaaatagcaaggtttattcaatatttgaacaataaaaaatttgttttctagGAAAACCCAACTTGGTCAATGAAACCTCAAGATTCTCATTGTTAGAAGCCCTGAAGCATCCTATATTGACTGTATCAAGAGCTGTGGCAAGTTTTAGAAAACCATCTGATGCATTGTCTGGAGTGGTCCTTGCACCCACTCTAGAGAAAAGACTTCGGGACATCGCAATTGCAACAAAGAACACACGGCTTAACAAAGGATTTTACCGAAATCTTCTCATGTATGGTCCACCTGGTACTGGAAAGacattattttcaaaggtTAGTCTcctcattaataaatataaataaatatatacgggacaaattacactgattgagttagcctcgaagtaagttcgagacttgtgttacgagatactaactcaacgatactatattttataataaatacttatatagataaacatccaagacccaggccaatcggagaaagttcgtttctcatcatgccctggccgggatttgaacccgggacccccgatgtcacagacaagcgcactaccgctgcgccacagaggccgtcgtcCTAATCTTATACTTCTGCCTTTATTCATTGTTGAAAGTACtcatgaaaatgttttatttcctCCAGAAACTCGCAAAACATTCTGGAATGGACTATGCCATTTTGACTGGTGGTGATGTTGCACCTATGGGCAAAGATGCAGTGGCAGCTATCCATAAAGTATTCGACTGGGCGAATACAAGCAGAAAAGGTTATTATCAAACTCTCCCAAATGTTGATACTTGAGTCACTAGGTCCACTTGGTAAAAAGCTTGCAAATGCTGACCTTATCTAATCACACAGCTTAttgctttatattattattgttgacCTTTGATGAACTCTTTATTTcagtaaattttgataaatatttagtagATGAGCTGTGCACATTCATCTAACctattaatattgttaaagtcttttctatattaaacTAGCTGCACAGGGATTTTCTTCCATGGGAATTTTTAGAGAGAGCCGAGTAGCCTATATTATTTCTGAAGGCTTTTGTCTgtctctgtgccaaatattatcaaaattagttTAGTTGTTTTTCTGTTCATtcactacaaataaaaaatacaaatctctttataatattagtatagatatagagatttcttgtaattgtttttttttttttaactttacaatatttaacaatttaaataaattccaGGTGTACTATTGTTTATCGACGAGGCTGACGCATTTCTGAGGAAACGTTCATCTGAGCGTATCAGTGAAGATTTGAGGGCAGCTCTGAATGCTTTCCTTTACCGTACATCTGACCAGAGCAACCGCATTATGTTGGTGTTGGCTTCTAACACTCCGCAGCAGTTCGACTCGGCTATCAATGATCGTCTGGACAAGATGATTGAGTTCGGACTCCCCGGGTTTGAAGAGCGAGAACGTCTTATTCggctttattttgataagttcGTGCTTCAACCCGCGTCTGAAGGAAAGAGGTATTTTTATGTAGAAACGCAATTTACAGTGACATTATAGCAAATTGTGTTGCACCTTTTCAAAGATATGTGGATGCAACTGGAATTAACACTCGGAGGGTGAATGATGTGTAGTATATTCTTCCTTCAGGCTTTAGTCTCGGTTCCATCCTCAGCACTCTGGTAAGGAGCCCGGGTTATACCTTTAttcatggatcctggattgggtgagtcaggtttttacacgaagcaacttcCGTCAGACCTCCACAAACTTTAGAGGGTAACATAACCTAACAGTagcctaaatgtgcaggtttccttagggttagaattcaaattaatgaacattatgtacttcgaaaatagtcacaGTGCATTTTTTGCGCCACACACATTTTAACTTACCGATgcccttaccgattcgaccactgatttatgtgtaatatgtatatcatTTGAAGTTGCAATggttttaaattgatattcagTAAGAGAAAAAGCACTGTTGACCTACTAGAGACTTGTTGTGAAATGTACAGATATTTTCATAagactactactactactttcATAAGACCCCTTCCCATAATAGCATTTCTATAACTGTGAATGAAACAAATATGTTttcttcaattcaaattctatTCTAGGCGTTTGAGCGTGGACCAATTTGACTACGGAGCACTCTGTACCAAGCTAGCGGAGCGCACTGCGGGCATGTCAGGTCGTGCCCTGTCTAAGCTTGGCGTCGCGTGGCAAGCGGCCGCATACGCCTCCGACGACGGCCGCCTCACTGAGCAAATGTGCATCGATATATGCGACGACGCCGTCAAAGATCATCGCCAGAAGGTATAATTATTCTTCTTAGTCGtcaccttttcccactttttaCGTCGGATCGACacagttttttccaatttgttTTGTCACTTGTCATCTCAATAGGCAGTCCTTTCGCATTAATTACAgctaatttacattatttttatttgataggcataagccttttttttttagtgaagtAACTAATCTACATGCCAATTCCAATTACAAAACCGGTAGTTCCGGCTGTGTGTTGTTTTTCAGTCACTTCCTCATTATGATGAAGAACTTTCTGctaatttcttttgaaaatagtATTATATTTGGGCTTTTCTTTTACAGATGGAGTGGCTATCGACTGAAGAGAAATCTCGAAGTATGTTGCCTTACCTGCTAGACTTACCACCATTGGACAAACTAGACAACAACAAACCAAAGATTACAATTACAGAGTTACCATCTGACGATGAGAAATCTACAAAACCCAAATCCAAGAAAAAGGTTTCTGCAAAGGAAATTGAGACTGAAAAGTGACACTGTGCCATAGAGAACGATGGAGCAAGGCCACAATCACGAGCAAGCACAACTCCCAGCaataacatacaaattaaaaactgtgatacaaataacaaaaaaatcatatattaTGATCTGAGAGTGTCCAAATTCCAAAAATTCATCATAATAAGTGATCAAGATATGATAACATTGAGGCGGCTTTCTCAAAGAATTAGAACCTAATGGTTGTACTTGAAATTGTGCTTGCTTTTTACGCTGTTTTGGTGGGTGTAtcagatatttatttcagattgTGTGGTGCTATCCACCAATGACCGCTGTCCTGcatttgttattattgattataagtagattaaatatattctttacCAGTCGACTAAGCCGAAGGTATGATATgatacagacaaacaaaacctaaaaacaaattatgctgaaatttcttttaaaataaaaataaatctttggaATTTTCACAGGGTTATATCAGGGGGAAAAGcctgttaaaaatataccaataGTCTGATTTTTTGACTGGTATTGAATGATGCAATAAAAGTacaactaatataataatgaaacttGTATGAATACTACAAATATTCTCACAATTCATACAAGTTTTCTATGGAATAAACTTGAACTGTGCTTTCGTAGTTAATATAGGAgctataattttcaaataactttAAGGGTGGCATTGAAAAGGTATATTTGTTTCAAACTTAAGTATATTGTGTGTATGGTATAGTTGGGGATATTGTTTCGTGTAGCTTGGCaaaaggaaaacaaaataagtatagTCTAGATCTTTATTGTACGAATACTGAAGTCTCCAATGAGTTAGTATTACAGCACAACACAGTTCTTGTTCGTGTATTGAGCAATAACaacgaaaaaataaagattgttGAAAATCGTcaaaatacttaggtatattattgACCGTTATTGATTTGTTGATACTTTTACAAGTAGTTTTCAATAGAAGTTATTAATCTTTATAGTTGTTGTTTCATTTCTATTTCCAATATAGAAGTAACTAGGTTATacagtagaaaaataaatgattacaGATGAATTTCGTATTCACAACATTAGGGTAGgtactaagtatttttatactttacttttttgtacaaaGCATCGCAAAAGAATCTTTGCAACCACATCAATCTCAAGAAGATAATTGGgctgatttaattataaaataataccgtTTTATCGGTGGGGGGAGCGGCTATATatagattttcaaaaatgtaatgaaaacAGTTCCACGGATATACTCGAGCGTGTcagataattatattatacatgttatacgtatttttaaaaatatacatatgtatgttaatctCATTGTTTCCATGATGGGAGTGGTCGTACGTAGGggtttaaaatgtaaaaaaaaatttacaagcgCTTGAGATTGAAAGGGGTGTTAAGTGAACCTAAATgcttttatgtaataatttgaCGATTTGGATGTGACGCAAAGTCACGGCCATTATTGGAGTGTGCAAAAAAATTCGTCATTTTGAAATACTCAAGCGCGtcagaaaaaaagaaagaaagaaagaaaaatattttatttgatatcacaaacttaactatactaagtaaccgattttacaatttgtgcGTTTTTGTGAATATCAAAAAGGCTTCCTCTCAGCATAATGTTGCGGTGGTAACCACAACGCTGGTCTTCCGAGGAcaccatttttaataattgaaattatacACTAAGTCAGATTAAGTATATATGGTTTATCATTATGCCCTAGACATGCAGTCTCATAATCTGACAATTATCTCGAGGGATTCGCTTAATCtgacaattataaatttttaattaaattttttttaaacattgaaCATAATTGTGGCAGTCCAAGCATAAAGGTACCACTTGGATGGTATTGAGTTAAGGCCATATTTGGATAGTTAAATAGTTGGTTGATcatatggaataaaaaaaaaattaatcataataacatttattggaataaaaaattttcaaagttcacacttacaaaaatcaaattgttGGGAAACAGGCATTGAAAGTTTAAGCTGTATTATCTAAAGATCTAGTTGTCAGTTatatagattattatttattattatagagcaatatgtttagtataaaatcaattagTTAATGTTATGGAAACattatcgaataaaaaaatagaagcttaaaactaactttataataagtttagtaAAAGGGCCCAgttgaatacaataaaattttaaattgtaatagcTAGAGATCAAGATGTCAGTTACAtagattcttatttataataatagagaaatatattaagtataaaatcgaCTAGTTTTATTATGGCAACActatcgaataaaaaaataaaaacttaaaactaattggTAGTTATGTTAAGTTTAGGAAATGGGTCGAGTTGACCGAAATTAGGTTATATTTCGCGTACATTGTAACACAcatttattaagaatatacTACTCGTAGgacattatacaaaaacagattaaatttacgtcaaaagaacaaaaaaaaaagaattaaccTATTACAGGTTTCAAAAGTCAGAATTaaatctcaaatattttctgacCTGCGCTTTGGACAAAAATATGACCCGTTTCTTACTTGATTCCTATGACCGACTTCCTTGCAGTATGAACAAGTTGGCGTTTTTCTAACACTCTTAGCAATTTGATTGGATGATGTATTAGAAGTAGAAGTAGAAGTAGTTGTTCCTTCTACTACACTACATTGACTAGGAGTAGATTTGTCGTCTAAGACTATTGGTTTGggacacaaaatatatttagattcTTCTTCGACAAATTCACgtattttgttatacaaatACCATTGCCTTTCTATAGTCATACCTGACGGGAATATTTCTGTTGGAAGTTGGTCATGGTCATATACtttatttggatttaaaaCTTTTGCCACGACCGATGGTAGCatttcagaaatatttttgtagcaTTGCATGTGCCCTTTGTTATTTGCGTTAGATTCAAAATGGGAAAATGTTAATAGCTGGCTTATGGTAGAAGCATctgattgaaaaaattttgcccagtcatacatttttataaaagtatcaCCTTTCTCATTACCTGTGAGAACAGCTGTAATTGCGTTAGTTTTTGGACAAGCCTGAACTGCGGCTACAACCAAATCCATAAATTTATTAGATTCTCTAtttctaaaactttttttaaaaagtccAAAGTACATGTCTGGGGCGAACTTGGTATGCCCTACGGGAAGGAATGACATGCGAAATGACCGATGCCTACCTGTAACAACTCGCCACGTAGCATACTGCATaacatagttatttttattttgcccaGCACAGTTATCAGCGTGGCACACACACTTCGGTTTCACCTAATTcgaaatttgcaaaaaaaatgatgCAGCAATGAAATGATTACGTTAGCCCCTTTACCTGTATGACATGATTCAGGGATAATATATAAGACAAAGCTCTTTAATGGCTCTACAGCAACACCAAATAAACTGATTTTGATCTAAGTAAAAGTCCCTACTACTCGCTTAAATAAATGCCGGGGAAATcctctattataaaatatcgctGTTGACAGTAGATGTCTTTGTGGTTGGTTAAACATCGACATTAGTTGATATTTaactcattat
It encodes:
- the LOC106133948 gene encoding ATPase family AAA domain-containing protein 3A homolog; this encodes MSWLFGYSTKPPQPPTDDPPLGNEGGAAAAPSQNLTKAEKKAMEAYRFDSSALERAAQAARELERSRHAKEALELSKLQEATKQQEQMAKIKEYEAAIEQSKVEQKKVDYEERRKTLQEETKQHQMRAQYQDQLAKKRYEEQLVQQQRSQEEILKKQEESVAKQEALRRATIEHEMELREKNKLKTIEAEARARAKAERENRDITMEQIRLKAAENRTTILESIKTAGNVIGTGLNALVTDWDKTLAAAGGLSLLALGVYTAKGATSVTARFIEARIGKPNLVNETSRFSLLEALKHPILTVSRAVASFRKPSDALSGVVLAPTLEKRLRDIAIATKNTRLNKGFYRNLLMYGPPGTGKTLFSKKLAKHSGMDYAILTGGDVAPMGKDAVAAIHKVFDWANTSRKGVLLFIDEADAFLRKRSSERISEDLRAALNAFLYRTSDQSNRIMLVLASNTPQQFDSAINDRLDKMIEFGLPGFEERERLIRLYFDKFVLQPASEGKRRLSVDQFDYGALCTKLAERTAGMSGRALSKLGVAWQAAAYASDDGRLTEQMCIDICDDAVKDHRQKMEWLSTEEKSRSMLPYLLDLPPLDKLDNNKPKITITELPSDDEKSTKPKSKKKVSAKEIETEK